Part of the Cyanobacteria bacterium QS_8_64_29 genome is shown below.
TGAGATGATCGACTCCAACGTCATCAACGCGGACAACCTGGCCGAGTCGAAGGTGGCGCTGGTCTACGGCCAAATGAACGAGCCGCCGGGGGCGCGCATGCGCGTGGGGCTGTCTGCCCTGACCATGGCCGAATACTTCCGCGATGTCAGCAAGCAGGATGTGCTGCTGTTCATCGACAACCTGTTCCGCTTCGTCCAAGCCGGCATGGAGGTCTCGGCGCTGCTGGGCCGGATGCCCTCGGCCGTGGGCTACCAACCCACCCTGGGCACTGAGATGGGAGAGCTGCAAGAGCGCATCACCTCCACTAAGGAAGGCTCGATCACCTCCATCCAGGCCATTTACGTCCCGGCCGACGACCTCACCGACCCGGCGCCGGCCAACGCCTTCGCGCACCTGGATGCCACCACCGTGCTCTCGCGCGCGCTCGCCTCCAAAGGCATTTATCCGGCGGTCGATCCGCTGGAGTCCAGCTCGACCATGTTGCAACCCAATGTCGTCGGGCAAGAGCACTACGACACCGCGCGGGCCGTCCAGGCAACCCTACAGCGCTACAAAGAGCTCCAGGACATCATCGCCATTTTGGGCATGGAAGAGCTCTCCGAAGAAGACAAGCAAACGGTGGATCGGGCGCGCAAGATCGAGCGCTTCCTGTCGCAACCGTTCTTTGTGGCGGAGATCTTTACCGGCCTAGCCGGCCAATACGTCACGCTCGAGGACAACATCAAAGGGTTCAAGCGCATCCTCTCGGGCGAGTTGGACGATCTGCCCGAGCAGGCGTTCTATCTGGTCGGCGGCATTGACGATGCCATTGCCAAAGCCGAGCAGCTGCAAAGCGAGAGCTAGCCGCTTAGCTCGCTTGGGGCTCGGGG
Proteins encoded:
- the atpD gene encoding F0F1 ATP synthase subunit beta, encoding MVSTQQKTGVGRVVQIIGPVVDVEFPSGELPRIYNSLRIEGKNQVGDNISITCEVQQQLGDSQVRAVAMSSTDGLVRGMEVADSGAPISVPVGKSTLGRMFNVLGQPIDNRGKVSAEETYPIHRSAPAMTDLETQPTIFETGIKVIDLLAPYRRGGKTGLFGGAGVGKTVIIQELINNVAKAYGGVSVFGGVGERTREGNDLYAEMIDSNVINADNLAESKVALVYGQMNEPPGARMRVGLSALTMAEYFRDVSKQDVLLFIDNLFRFVQAGMEVSALLGRMPSAVGYQPTLGTEMGELQERITSTKEGSITSIQAIYVPADDLTDPAPANAFAHLDATTVLSRALASKGIYPAVDPLESSSTMLQPNVVGQEHYDTARAVQATLQRYKELQDIIAILGMEELSEEDKQTVDRARKIERFLSQPFFVAEIFTGLAGQYVTLEDNIKGFKRILSGELDDLPEQAFYLVGGIDDAIAKAEQLQSES